Proteins encoded within one genomic window of Gemmatimonadaceae bacterium:
- the tdh gene encoding L-threonine 3-dehydrogenase produces MRALVKQTAAPGFTLKEVPEPTIRDDEVLIRVRRAGVCGTDVHIYEWDAWAQGRCKPPFTVGHEFAGDVAQVGKLVTDVHVGDRVTAEGHIVDGRCLLCRTGNSHVCPHTRIIGVDRDGCFADYIAMPATNVWHLDDNVSFDIGGIHDPMGNAFHTALTADIPGATVLITGCGPIGLFAVGICKAAGASRIIASDVNETRLALARRMGAHDVVHPNEAAAAVRAATEGLGVDVVLEMSGVPSAIHQAFELVRVGGRVQMLGIPSKPIEVNLATEVIFKGITIYGVVGRRMYDTWHQVTRFLRSGMFDPTPVITHRFPLEAYDEAINAIKTGAAGKVIFEIA; encoded by the coding sequence GTGAGAGCGCTGGTCAAACAAACTGCGGCTCCCGGATTCACTCTGAAAGAGGTTCCCGAGCCGACGATTCGAGACGACGAGGTCCTCATCCGCGTGCGTCGCGCGGGCGTCTGCGGCACCGACGTGCACATCTACGAATGGGACGCGTGGGCGCAGGGACGCTGCAAGCCGCCGTTCACCGTCGGACACGAATTCGCGGGCGACGTGGCCCAGGTGGGCAAGCTGGTCACCGACGTGCACGTCGGCGATCGCGTGACCGCCGAGGGCCACATCGTGGACGGCCGCTGCCTGCTCTGCCGCACTGGCAACTCGCACGTCTGCCCCCACACTCGCATCATCGGCGTGGACCGCGACGGCTGCTTTGCCGATTACATCGCGATGCCGGCCACCAACGTCTGGCACCTGGACGACAACGTGTCGTTCGACATCGGCGGCATCCACGATCCGATGGGCAACGCCTTCCACACCGCGCTCACCGCCGACATCCCGGGCGCTACGGTGCTCATCACCGGGTGCGGGCCGATCGGCCTGTTCGCGGTGGGCATCTGCAAGGCGGCCGGCGCGTCGCGGATCATCGCCTCCGACGTCAACGAGACCCGGCTCGCGCTGGCCCGCCGCATGGGGGCGCACGACGTGGTCCACCCGAACGAAGCGGCCGCCGCCGTGCGCGCCGCCACCGAGGGTCTGGGCGTGGACGTGGTGCTCGAGATGTCGGGCGTCCCGTCGGCCATCCACCAGGCGTTCGAGCTGGTGCGCGTGGGCGGCCGCGTGCAGATGCTGGGCATCCCGTCCAAGCCGATCGAGGTGAACCTCGCCACCGAGGTGATCTTCAAGGGCATCACGATCTACGGCGTGGTGGGCCGGCGCATGTACGACACCTGGCATCAGGTGACCCGGTTCCTGCGGTCCGGGATGTTCGATCCGACGCCCGTGATCACGCATCGGTTCCCGCTCGAGGCGTACGACGAAGCGATCAACGCCATCAAGACGGGCGCCGCCGGCAAGGTGATATTCGAGATCGCTTGA